The Euphorbia lathyris chromosome 3, ddEupLath1.1, whole genome shotgun sequence genome contains a region encoding:
- the LOC136223158 gene encoding malate dehydrogenase, glyoxysomal-like isoform X1, with protein sequence MNANQRIGTLVAHLNPPNLHMEESSVMSRSNCRAKGGWPGFKVAILGATGGIGQPLAMLMKMNPLVSVLHLYDVVNTPGVTADISHMDTGVVVQLHIMV encoded by the exons ATGAACGCTAATCAACGAATTGGAACACTCGTTGCACACCTTAATCCTCCAAATCTCCAT ATGGAGGAGAGCTCTGTTATGAGCCGGTCAAATTGCCGGGCAAAAGGAGGATGGCCCGGATTCAAGGTAGCTATATTGGGAGCAACAGGAGGAATAGGGCAGCCTCTCGCAATGTTGATGAAGATGAATCCATTGGTTTCCGTTCTTCATTTGTATGATGTCGTCAATACTCCTGGTGTTACTGCTGATATTAGCCATATGGACACTGGTGTTGTG GTGCAATTGCATATTATGGTATGA
- the LOC136223158 gene encoding malate dehydrogenase, glyoxysomal-like isoform X2 translates to MNANQRIGTLVAHLNPPNLHMEESSVMSRSNCRAKGGWPGFKVAILGATGGIGQPLAMLMKMNPLVSVLHLYDVVNTPGVTADISHMDTGVVGF, encoded by the exons ATGAACGCTAATCAACGAATTGGAACACTCGTTGCACACCTTAATCCTCCAAATCTCCAT ATGGAGGAGAGCTCTGTTATGAGCCGGTCAAATTGCCGGGCAAAAGGAGGATGGCCCGGATTCAAGGTAGCTATATTGGGAGCAACAGGAGGAATAGGGCAGCCTCTCGCAATGTTGATGAAGATGAATCCATTGGTTTCCGTTCTTCATTTGTATGATGTCGTCAATACTCCTGGTGTTACTGCTGATATTAGCCATATGGACACTGGTGTTGTG GGTTTCTGA